A region of the Culex quinquefasciatus strain JHB chromosome 1, VPISU_Cqui_1.0_pri_paternal, whole genome shotgun sequence genome:
TACAGGCGTGGTAGATGTGGGATCAGACACTGCTGGAGAGGTTGCTTCTGTCGGAGGACTCGGAGTGTCAGATGCAGTCGAAGCATCGGTAGACGATACAGGCGTGGTAGATGTGGGATCAGACACTGCTGGAGAGGTTGCTTCTGTCGGAGGACTCGGAGTGTCAGATACAGTCGAAGCATCGGTAGACGATACAGGCGTGGTAGATGTGGGATCAGACACCGCTGGAGATGACGAGTCCGTTGAAGAACTTGGAGTTTCTGTTGTAGGTGTAGGATCAGACACTGCTGGAGAGGTTGCTTCTGTCGGAGGACTCGGAGTGTCAGATACAGTCGAAGCATCGGTAGACGATAACGGCGTGGTAGATGTTGTATCAGATACTGCTGGAGTTGACGAGTCCGTTGAAGAACTTGGAGTTGCTGTCGTAGGCGATGATTCTGTCGGAGGACTCGGTGTTTCAGACGCTGTCGAAGCGTCTGTTGACGATACAGGCATGGTAGATGTTGAGCTTGGGGTAGTGGTTGTTGATGCCGTACTTGTTACAGTTGTTGGAGTTGTAAAAATAGGAGAATATGTGACAACAGGACGCACGGCATTAATATCCGGTTGAAGAGCAATCAATTCAATCAAACTCGGGAAACGTGGCGGATTCAAATTTGCTTCACCCGGTACATTCTCACTTGGTCCATCAGGTAGGTTGGAGGCACTTGACTCAGCGGATGGGCTGATTGTACTAGTAGAATCTTCGGAGGGAGTAGATTCTGTAGAGCTCGGATTCGGAAAGAGGGCTGACAATCCATTTAATGTAGGTTGAGGTAACGAAACCAAATTTGATGTGTTTATTACGTTTTGCAGAGAGTATGCCGGTTTTTTGACAGAGTGGAATGCATTGGAAGGATCGcggctatttttaaaaattgaagtttccaaGTTAGATAagttggactttcccagacgaaactgaaaaaaaaatttctgtaaTCACTCACTTAAATTAAACACAATATAACTCACTGTTGAGCAATCACAAAAGTTACAAACAAAAGCACACCATAAAATCACTCCCAAGCTGCGTAAATGTACACTTGAACTCATGGTCCTTCCGTCCAGTTTCGCGGTCACCGTTCGAATGACTGCAAATTCTGGACACATGTCGGTTAAGGAAGATTTGGATCGTGAGCACTTTTTCCAGGAATTGAACGCAAAGAAGAATTGTTAAAGCATTTATCGCCCCACAAATATGCAGTgccaaaaataaatgttgcacTCCGCAGCATGCACACAtgggtcaaattaaaaaaataccggtTTTCTCCTTAATTCAACaagatttcagtttttttcttgCCTGCTTTTTTTGACTAACGGTTTTTATGCGCGATGCTGCTAAAGTTAAACACGCAAGAAGCATTGCAAATCTTAAGCTGATGGTCCCTTTTTTTCCTCTTCTTATGGGATGATTATTTGGAAAGTTTGGTGCATCAACATCGTGATATTGAGaactaattcttttttttaaataagacagAGCTTGAGCAGAGTGGAAAAAGAGTTTAAACGTGCGAATTGAATTAGTTCCCCCTTATTTTACCATCTAATTACAATGtttgagaacaaaaaaaaatccgcgatgGCAAGAAATAAATCCATTATATGACTAGAGTAAGCCTGTTGGCatcttgaaatttttcaatcatcCTAGCTGGTGGACAGCACATGGAAGTTGTTGCTACCAATCGTAAAACTTTTTAATATAAGAAAGCCTCTTTCGATGATTTTTGTCAGATAAGTAAAAAAGAAACTCAATGGATTTGAAACGGAATGACGacttcatatatattttttttgtatggggtctgaaaattcgaaaatttttgtTAAGTAATATAAAGAACGCTTCCTTCTATATTTCACTTTGGATCATTGAATCACTAGTTAACAATGACCAACAATATTTCTGTGCTGGTCCCAATCGAGGGGAAGaatgaagtttggggtcccaGAAACGCGTctgaattttgttcaaatacccctgactcaaagcaAACAATAGAAATGTTATtagacattttaatgaaaaaaaaaattaaaaacatcatGCTGGGCTGAATGGTTTTTCCCCAAAGTATGTAGGAGAATTTGTGCGGTTCACTCCTtgtacatattgcatgcaatttctgGATTTTGTTTTGCAACGACGACGAACCACCCTAATTCTCcttacaaactttggagaaaaaccattcgaccCTGTCTAAATGATGTTGAACAATTCTTAGTGCTAAAACTATTTTCTCTTGATTTAACGTCAGCAAGGATATGGTGAAATGCGCACAATATGGTAAGGAAATTATTAAGAATAAAACGACTGTGTTGTGATTGGATTTGAAAGAAAACTGTGATGTTTATTGTTGCAAAATATGTTTGTTTAAATGCTTGAAAAAAACCCCCGTTTTTTAACAATGACAACTAACCTATGAGCATTGATAGTTGGGGAACATTGATACCTGAAGTGTTTGGGATTGAAGTTAATGCGTTGAGACCACCCACTGTAGTGTTAAAGACATTTGGAATGTTTGCAATGGCTAAAAGTTGAGAAGCCGTTGTTTGTACCTGATCGACTGGACTATCATTGGCTACGGGGCTACCACCGTCTGCCGATGCTGGATTACCACCAACTGTCGGTAACAGTGCACCACCACTTGATGGTGGTTTAAAACCAGGGAACAGCTGGAACACGTGTGGTTTTTGGCCGACAATAGCTGCCGGAGCGACAGTACTAGTTGAAGTGGGATCGGTAGAGGAACTTGGAGTAGAGTCAGTTGGAGGAGTTGGTGTGTCAGATGAGCTTGACCCTTCAGTCGTAGTTGTTGGATCAGACACCGCTGGAGATGACGAGTCCGTTGAAGAGCTTGGAGCTGTAGTTGGATCAGATACTGCTGGAGAAGAAGCTTCCGTTGGAGGACTCGGCGTGTCAGATACAGTCGAGGTATCGGTAGACGTTACAGGAGTGGTTGATGTTGAGTCCGATACAGCTGGAGATGAGTCCGTTGAAGAGCTTGCAGTTGTAGTTGGATCAGATACGGCTGGGGAAGACGCTTCCGTTGGAGGACTCGGCGTGTCAGATACAGTCGAGGTATCGGTAGACGATACAGGAGTGGTTGATGTTGAGTCCGATACAGCTGGGGATGAGTCCGTTGAATAGCTTGGAGCTGTAGTTGGATCGGATACTGCTGGAGAAGAAGCTTCCGTTGGAGGACTCGGCGTGTCAGATACAGTCGAGGTATCGGTAGACGTTACAGGAGTGGTTGATGTTGAGTCTGCAGTTGTAGTTGGATCAGATACGGCTGGGGAAGAAGCTTCTGTCGGAAGACTCGATGTCTCCGTTGTAGAGTCAGACACAGCTGGTGATGATGAGTCCGTTGAGGAACTTGGCGCAGGAGTCGTAGGTGTTGTTTCTGTCACCGCTGGAGATGATGAGTCCGTTGAAGTACTTGGCATTTCGGTTGTTGGTGTTGAAACCGTCGAAGAACTTGAAGATTCAGGTGTAGTTGTAGTAGTTGTTGTTGTAGTTGGGTCCGTTACAGTTGGAGTTGTTGTCACAGGTGTTGTAGTTGAGAAAATCGGTTCAGCTGGTATTGGCGGCCTCGTAGCACTAGGGTCCGGGTGAAGAGCAATCAAATCGATTAAACTTGGCAAGTGTGCTAGGTTTGCATTTGTTTCTGCCGGAACATTTCCATTCAGTCCAGAAGATAGACTGGAGGCATCTAAATCATTTACAGCATTTTTGCCAGTTTCGCGACCACTTGATTTTTTCGAGCTCAACCATTTAGACCTTGCTAGTCGGTActgtaaatagaaaaaaattgcacttAAAGGCACACTTGTGAAAATTATGACAAAATTACTCACGGTAGATCCAACATCACATAAGTTACTAATAAAAGCACAGAATAAAATCACTTGCAAGCAGCGTAACTTCCCACTTGAACCCATGGCTCATCTGTTCAGCACCACGGTCGCCTCACGAATGACTGTAAGTTCTGGTCGCTGATCGGTTAAGGAAGATTCTGACCGCGAGCACTTTTCTTCCTAAGAGTTTAACACAAAGgagaaaaataatgttaatgcATTTGTCGTTTCAAAATGCAGTGCCGAAAATAAATGATGTACTTCGCAGCATGTATGCATGgaccaaatttaaacaaaataccgGTTTCTTAAATTTATCTTGATCGAAATATTTTCTTTTCCTTTTCTCGGGACTATGGCTAACGGTTGGTTATACGTGTTCTCGCACAAGACATCGACAATGACGATGCAATTTTTATTAACATAAATATATGCATTTGGgcagtttttcttattttttgtatatagGCTGGGGAGTTCGAATCAGGAAATTGAAATAGTCgctcaaatatatttttatctttcaatatttgagtaattttttatGACTTGATATCTAGATGAAACAATACACATCCATTAGGaatgttattcaaaattttaaactttaggTTCTTTTTTGAACTGGAGTCCTTAGTTGTCTCAATTGGCGGCATCTATTTTGCTTGAtgtaaaaacgaaactattggcactacgccccccggggcatggccttcctctaacgtgggatttctgctccagcgcctctgacgagacaggagaaaccgggaccgacgttttacttcaccatccgatagaagctcagtggataaggcgggaatcgaacccgcgtctcatagcatcatcgggatcggcagccgaagccgctacccctgcgccacgagacccacattgCTTGatgtatttttcttaaattaaaacagtttttgctgctTTTACCCGCAAATCTGTGACTTAGTTAGAATGTAATAAAATGATTGTGATATAAAATTGATTACtactaatatttatttcagaaatcaTGTATATTTGGAATGTATTTtgtgataaataaataattttgcatgTGTATGATGAGTTTACTGAGTACAGTAGCACCCATCAATAGTACTGTTCGAGATGAACGCCTCGAACCGATTTACTCTGCTGTACACTCCGGGATAGTTCGGCTTGGCACAACCCTCTCCCCAGGAAACAACGCCCGCGATCTGGTAGATACTCTCGGCGGACTCCATTTCGCTGTCCGTCGTCACATGCAGCGGACCTCCGCTGTCACCCTGGCAAGAGTCCTTCATACCCTCGGGATAACCGGCGCACAGCATGTTGTCAGTGATACGTCGCTCTCCGTACGCCGATTTGCGACAATCTTCGTTGGACAGAATCGGTACGATCACTTCCTGCAGCGTGTTGGACACGTCACCCCCTTGCGAGGTCGTACCCCATCCGGTTACGGTTCCCTGCAGGGAgagaacatttgtgaaatttgaaggTTATGAGAGAAGTTAACTTACATTTTCCCCGGCAAACGATTCTCCGGATGTGGGTTGACACACCGGACGCAATCTATCGTTCATTTCAAGCACCTTATCCAGTTTCAGGATTGCGACATCGTTGTCGTAATTGCCTGGATTGTACGCTGGGTGCCTGATGACACGCTCCACTCTGGCAGTAATGGTTTCCGATTCCGAATCCGTCGAGCGATCGTGGTCCAGAAGGGTAACGCTGATCCGCCTCGGGTTAAATCCGGTAACACAGTGCGCGGCCGTCATGACGTGTCGATCAGTTATCAACGACCCGCCGCAGTAGAACGAGTCCCCATACTTAAGGATGGCCATCCACGGAAACTGGTTGACGCGCGTCTCCATTCCACCGACAATTCTCTTGATCTGGTTAGTGCGACCACACTCTGCGAAGAAAATTATTTTGGTACAGCTTGTAATCATGTAGGTATTCAATAGAAAAGGTGAGATGTCGCAAGTCTTACTACACTCGGTACAGTTCTCAGCCGGTTTGAGGGGTGGTAAAGGGCGTTGAATTCCCGTAAGTAACTCTAACCACTCGAGGAAGGCATTGTCCTTCTTCTCCATCGCAGGTTGACTTTCACTGGGAGGTTCCCGCAAAATCTGAAATGTGGGCGAGAAAAAGCGGGCGAATACTAAGCGAATGAGGGTAATGAGATGAACGGGATCAATGAGATATGCATAAAATGAAAGCTGGTGGTTTCGAATAAACAgtaaaaaatacacacaaattCCAtcccatttttattttccccgtgTATTAATCAGTCCTCCGAACAGTAACAACCATCCACCGTGTTCGACATAAGCCACGTTCTGTACCGATTTACTCGGGTATAAACTCCAGGATAATTGGGTTTTGCACAACCTTCACCCCAGGATACGATTCCGGCAATCTGGTGAATGTTTTCCGCCGCTTTCTCCTTGTTGATAATATGTAGTGGACCACCACTGTCACCTTGGCAAGAGTCCTTCTTGCCCTCTGCAAATCCTGCGCACAGCATATTATCCGTGATTCGCTTATCTCCATATCCAGACTTTTTACAATCAGCGTTGGACATGATCGGTACCATGACTTCCTGTAGATTCACCGAGACCTGACCGTTTTCCGAGGTTGCGCCCCATCCCGTCACTAGTCCCTGTAAACAAATCCATTGTTTATAATCATCTCAACCATGTTCCAATGCACATACATCGTATCCGGTAAAAGACTTCTTCATATCTGGCAAGCACACGGGTCTTAGTTTCTCGTTGAAGCTAACTGGCTTCTGCAAAACCAACACGGCAATATCACTGTTGTAGTTGTTCGAGTTGTATCCGTTGTGCTTAATCACGCGGGACACCTTACCGGTAATCGTTTCCGCTTCAGTCGTACTCGAGCGGTCGTGATCCAGCAGCACCACGCTGATCTTGGACGCGTTGAATCCGTGTACACAATGGGCCGCCGTCAGGACATGCCGATCGGATATCAACGATCCACCGCAGTAGAACGTCCCACCGTACTGTAACATCGTCATCCAGGGATACTGGTTGACTGCGGTTTCCGTTCCGCCCACGATTCGGGTCGCCTTGTTGGTACGACCACATTCTACAAGGCACTTTGATTAGGGCACATTTGGGATCCCGTCTAGCAATACTTACTGCAGGAGGCACAGTTGGTGGCTGGTGTTAGTGGAGGGGCTGCAGTGGTCGTAGTGGTACCAATCAAACTTGCCAACCACTCGAGGAATGGATTTCGTTCAGTTGGGGCTTGTCTGGGTCGGGTATGGATTTCGTGTGCTGTCTGGAAGAGGAAGCATCGCCAAGAGGAATCATTAGGGATGTACCGGAATGGATAGGATGATGTTAGATGTTTAATGATGATGTTGgatttgaattttgatgaaaaaggaTGATGATTACGAATAGGTTGATCATGGGGTTGATGAGGCGTGTTTCCACCGTACGACATTATTATGTCTCAGAGATTAAAGTACGTGATCTAAGGACAAGTTTCCTAATAAACAAGCAAACTGCAACAATATGGTAACACATTTTTAAGGTTCTGAAAGGTATCATTCCCGGTCGGCCTTTTctcggccatgtttgttttagaaaaacattcaaatcttgtttCAGAATGTGTAATTCAAAGCAAGATATTCTTTGTGTCGTTTTTAGAAGTATTTTACATATcgtgattaatttttcatttcaatttactatttctggtcCCTGAATTTAGAACCATCATTGATAGTCATTGCCTCAAGAGTCAATGACACCATCTGAAATCAAACCACTATTTACGTgaggtttttaaaaatcaaaacccGCAAGGTCCATGTCCATGTTTTTGAAGAAATCATTTTTGGTTGTTCAAATTTATGCAACCTTTGGCTGACCGTCCAAAAcatgaaattgtcaaaaaataccgttttaaacaaatttaaaacaaaatcaactaAATGTTCTGAACCAAAGCTGGTCCAAGTACAAActaatgcttaaaattattctcagaacaaataaaaaatccagCATTTCCTTAGTTATGCTGGTTTTTAGTTTTCATGCAACAAATTGTGTAAAATTATAGTCTGAGCCACGTAGTCTAGTggcaacgcttccgcctcgtaagcggtagatcggggttcaaatcccggctcggaccaacacaactggtggaTTCTGGATTGATTAGTAAACTGGACCTAATTAAGACACCGTatgaagacaacctatggaatgttaacattaatctTATCATGTTAACATAAAGTTAATTAATAAACTTCACTATATCCGCTAtataaatgccggccccgatactcttaaCGGGTGTTCCCTCACCCGTTTCAGCatgcagtgctgaaaagttcaaattttcagaacgtgaaaaaatcaaattttgcactgagttccatgcaaaaaaagcaaagcaatccactttaacgaccctctGGTCTTTTGTAacctctgttgcaagtttctgctcatttttaggcgtccgaaggttatgcgtggtgagtcacccaaaacctcttttacgcaaatggaccgacggcGGGAATcaaacccgcgccccatagcatctcagggatcggcagccgaagccgttaATCACCGCGCCACGAAGCCctccatgcaacatttttttgcattaccgaaactacatttgaaaatgttttcaatagAATGAAAcgtataaatacaaaaaaaaaacacaatttgtttGCCATGCGTACATTCTACTCAACGAATGGTTCAACCTAGTAGTCATTGATTATTGCAATAACCCAGTCAagtcaatcggaattctgaaacggaattcaattcgaatcgtttacgtataCCGTTTCAAATGCAACAAACGATTCCGTGtacgtttgaaacggaatacgtaaacgattcgaattgaattccgtttcagaattccgattgagttgactgggaatGTTTTCTTGTAACAAGTTTTTTAGGCGTCTTAATTTCAGGTCTCAAAATACGTTTGAAAAGTAAGGCGTCAGTTTTTATGTTCTAAAAACCAAACCGAAAAACCGACGCCTGTAAATCTAGTTAACATTCCCGCACTCtagctttttgttttgaaaaacaggCTCTTTCGTCGTTAGAGAATGACAGGCAAAGTAAGTAAGTTGAAAACTTTAACTTTACAGCACTTGTCACGAAAAGTATAACTATTTGATACTGACTAGAACATTTGAGTTCAGCTGGGTAACAAATGCTgcattaattttcaattcaattctgttttatttgtgaataatcaagtaacaatgagttcatttaggtacacaacagagttttggtgttcctttcagctgtgtttcaatcgtaattcaatcgaaaaattattacttataactatggaatagacaagagtaagaaaaagttttcaaaaaacttacagaaacaaATGCTGCATTAACAAACTCAAATTATAAAGATGTTTtccggaattgaaaaaaaggttCAACAACAAGTTGAACTTCATTTTTTCAGAACTCTTCATATTCATTCACAACGATTAGAGCGACCAATTTTCCGGATGCTTTGAGGGttttccgggagttcctgggaAATTTAACCACGACACTAGTCATTGTTTCATTCGTCAAACCAGTATGAGTTgagtatttttgagtttttcgttGTTTATGCAATTCATATCGTGTAAGGGAATTAATTTGTGAATACCTTTGTTTTGTATTTCACTTATGTTCCacgcatattttttgaaattatgtgaTTTTTCTCGAGAAACAATGAATGGACGCTCTTACCTCTATATAggccaaaattgatgatttgGCTATTCTGCCGctccaatctagtccgtcccatttgtaaaaagtgagtgctgagatattgccgtgagaagcccaaaaaatgtttcacctttttttacatttctaatCACAAATTTTTACATACTTTTTCAACAACTATTTCAATATTGGTTCAAAAAGTACCCCTATCCTAAAATTGactcaaaaaacttgaaattttaagataaatttggtaaattttcgtgCTGGGACTGACCTGACTTTATTTATCCATCAATAAAGGCAAGTCTGTCTGTTTATCaaggtacacggagaaaaagagttctcaaaatcgtgaacaagcgttcatgaaattcggaaccacgaacaaagtgttcaaatttcatggtacgtttttcaaaatcgtaccatggaatttgaacactttgttcgtggttccgaatttcatgaacgcttgttcacgattttgggaactcttttttctccgtgtaggcttGAACATTCTCAACAGAAATTTGCCTGtcatttgttggtttgttttggtggttttccaagttatttttatcaaagattTAAAAGTTTGATTGTTTCAGGTTAATTTAATTCGGCagatgattttagaaaatttcctggctaCAAAAATGTAACCAGCAACGTTGTATTATTTCTTTACCTTTTGTAGCAGAACAAATGAATATTTGATTGCATGTATCAACACATATCAACATCTGGACCCTTGAATTGAGTAACCCAGAATCGTTGAACGGAAGGGGAACCTAATCCAGAACCAGACCATGAATATTCAAGAAGGAATAGTACTGATTTTACTGAATATTAGCTCAATGGTATGTAGTTTTTTTATTACTGTGGTTATCCCAAGCATGAGGAAAAAAGGCAGGATAGGTTTTCGATTAtcgacaaaattcaaaatgtaccGTAAACATGACAACTTTATGTGTTTTGAAGTTCTGCTAATAATTAAATACATAGTCTGTATaaagataataattacacaattttttctATTGATTTGTGAGATATTTCCATACAaggaactgacttgcctttattttgcatatgggacagcaccaatgcgatttttgttttgggatttttagaacaaacataacttttttattaaataggctTTAAGTAGATGTTAAAACAAGACAATTCTTAGGTTTatctcaaaatcgacaaaaatacatatgggacggacttgcttCAAGCGGCAGTATTATTAAAAATCAatcaggctggtacaaattttatttaaaatttttgtctcCCCGTCCTTCAAAAAGGCCCGAAAAAGATATATTTTCAtaaccgcaaaaacttttcatttttcgttaaaatttttgttttcgtcaaatcttactaatgattgcaatacaaatgaactagtgtaaacaaatgaactagtgtaaaatgcattgaaaaatactttttccatgcaaattttgaaactatggcttgcccaccattgaaaaaacggctaatatccacttttgtcaaaaacgagatattagcaccaggtggtagaggatggtCCAATGCAtctcctggaacttgaattttactgaaatagtgtttagacttggctgccgatgcgaaaaaccaaacggtaaatatgccactcttatgggaaattgccttgacggagattttgtgacaaactctaaaacgcgtttttctcggaatacttgatttggcataatagccgaattttcaaatttgggcagtattgcaatatttatattttttttttattttttagtcccTCTTGTTTTTGTATTCGTCACCAAATCTTCACCAAGCCAATTTTAAAGGGGAATGGGATATAAGCCGTTTGGTTTATGGCATCAGCagccaaaacaattttttttgaaattttagttttgtaaGATGCGTTGGagcatcctctaccacctggagcaaaaatctcgattttgccagAAGTGGACAATAGCGTTTTCTTCGATAGGCAGTAAAAAACcctttggataaatgtacgactttaGCTGAAATAATCTGAAACATGTtgaataaactactatttaaatatttaaaacaattttgtttttcagaCATTTTCAGATCTGATTATTTGAAATCACTTTTTTGGACAAATTTTCGTTCTGAGACGCACGTAATACACCGTTCGCCTTTCTTGTGCGTTCATTTTTAATCCTTCAAACcagttttgaaaacaaaaaaacacaaaatcatGCAGCGAGAGCAGTATCAGAGAAATGGGACTCCATTTTTCAGAATTAAACAGGTTTACTGGTTTATCGAACTTGCATCTTTCGAGGTGCTTTTCACAGTGCCGATTTTTTCTTCTGACTTTCGAAACTTACATGGGCACTGATTCCAACCAGGATGCAGCCCAGAATAAGCAGCAGCGCTGAACTGATCGCCAGGTTCGAAGCTAAGAACTTCATTCTTCTTGAGTTGATTGCACTGCTCGGTATCACAAAGTATGTTACACTAACGCTCGGAATTTCACACCTGTACTGTTCAACCACCGGACTGAAATTAAAACATGGATTTTTTTCCACTTAATCACAGCACTTTCACCATTTTAATTGCACCGAAAATAGTGGTCACAACTGCCACTACGAATACTAATTCATTGTCTGGTGTCCAATTCGGGCACAAACTGACTCATAAGAATGTCGTTAAAAGTTTCGTTTTCACTTCGCGCAGACTTAAATTTGGACGATTTCAAGCTAGAACGGTGACCGAAGGCGACCCGATTTAGTCCAGGTGGGGGTCTCCAGGTCTAGTCTCGTCGCAATGTGTCCCGCTACTAAATCGCAATCGGTAATTCTGAGCGCGCTGAACCACCGCGAGCGCGCGTCCGCGAATCGAGTCATCGCGGAAAGAAAgtccgccgccgccaccaccatgCTCATCTTCTACTCCGTCGGCTGGTTGACCATTTTTTCCCACCAAGTTGACTTAAATAGTAGTCATCATTTGCCGGAGTTTCGTCCTCTGCTCTGATCTCTACTTGGAAGCAACGGGGACACATCTTTGAGGCCGATACGACACACTCGATCCTCGTTGAAGCAGAAGATCCAATTAACGGCCGCGAGCATAGGCTAGGAAAATTTGAATGCAACGTattcgttaaaaaatatttcttcttGAAAATCATACTTAATTACTgagattttgtttgaaaatagcatcattttaaaaatcctgtttttttcaatattaaacaTGAAGCGGCCCTGTTTAGAA
Encoded here:
- the LOC119765223 gene encoding trypsin-1-like isoform X1 produces the protein MEKKDNAFLEWLELLTGIQRPLPPLKPAENCTECSKTCDISPFLLNTYMITSCTKIIFFAECGRTNQIKRIVGGMETRVNQFPWMAILKYGDSFYCGGSLITDRHVMTAAHCVTGFNPRRISVTLLDHDRSTDSESETITARVERVIRHPAYNPGNYDNDVAILKLDKVLEMNDRLRPVCQPTSGESFAGENGTVTGWGTTSQGGDVSNTLQEVIVPILSNEDCRKSAYGERRITDNMLCAGYPEGMKDSCQGDSGGPLHVTTDSEMESAESIYQIAGVVSWGEGCAKPNYPGVYSRVNRFEAFISNSTIDGCYCTQ
- the LOC6035564 gene encoding trypsin-1 produces the protein MKFLASNLAISSALLLILGCILVGISAHTAHEIHTRPRQAPTERNPFLEWLASLIGTTTTTAAPPLTPATNCASCKCGRTNKATRIVGGTETAVNQYPWMTMLQYGGTFYCGGSLISDRHVLTAAHCVHGFNASKISVVLLDHDRSSTTEAETITGKVSRVIKHNGYNSNNYNSDIAVLVLQKPVSFNEKLRPVCLPDMKKSFTGYDGLVTGWGATSENGQVSVNLQEVMVPIMSNADCKKSGYGDKRITDNMLCAGFAEGKKDSCQGDSGGPLHIINKEKAAENIHQIAGIVSWGEGCAKPNYPGVYTRVNRYRTWLMSNTVDGCYCSED
- the LOC119765223 gene encoding trypsin-1-like isoform X2; amino-acid sequence: MEKKDNAFLEWLELLTGIQRPLPPLKPAENCTECKCGRTNQIKRIVGGMETRVNQFPWMAILKYGDSFYCGGSLITDRHVMTAAHCVTGFNPRRISVTLLDHDRSTDSESETITARVERVIRHPAYNPGNYDNDVAILKLDKVLEMNDRLRPVCQPTSGESFAGENGTVTGWGTTSQGGDVSNTLQEVIVPILSNEDCRKSAYGERRITDNMLCAGYPEGMKDSCQGDSGGPLHVTTDSEMESAESIYQIAGVVSWGEGCAKPNYPGVYSRVNRFEAFISNSTIDGCYCTQ